A portion of the Candidatus Pristimantibacillus lignocellulolyticus genome contains these proteins:
- a CDS encoding DUF2334 domain-containing protein, with product MKHLVLRIVILVIGLSVLWTSQAVNAEQNRQNVLLVYDSYATGTSKEGNVDSLKRLLGGLGVNVTVLDSENYEQGDVDDFTYVIILRNQVAQTAGVDVLMRDIEQYQGKYLHIGINPSKQLVNGLQLTVQSKQSTTVNITIDGFNDSLLLSKNDVIIQSFSENAHTYGTLESELDGIHAPYGLNNDKYAYLSFYNESDVSEWSAAYILKDWLNISDQGKLHVMLTDVYPFSDFDKLREISDTLYEAGIPFLVSSKPIFNNFDYPAAKRYAETLKYIQSRNGTIIVDTPAVYSANSGDLTILRKNIVSYIDFLVSHEVAPLGATAEMYWFQDKYYMSEGLAFYDSTIMLPNIKVMSNQPTNTVNTFDSSLYSISLDKWKGYALPSQLISDLPLNIVLTLDIDELEGIDDQLRWLSGAWYQFHDFKSSAHRVTTEKNVITSSQGILQINDAVVAMHRNYTDITSDYTYVEEQDASFETFFTFQNKIFIILIIIILIIFMFLLFIGYRMYRKKYVREGE from the coding sequence ATGAAACATTTAGTATTACGAATTGTTATTTTAGTAATAGGACTTTCCGTCCTCTGGACTAGTCAGGCTGTAAATGCTGAACAAAATAGACAAAATGTTTTGTTAGTGTACGATAGTTATGCAACCGGCACTTCAAAAGAGGGAAATGTTGACTCACTTAAGCGTCTCTTAGGTGGCTTAGGAGTAAATGTGACAGTCTTGGATTCTGAAAATTATGAGCAAGGTGACGTAGATGATTTTACTTACGTTATCATTTTAAGAAATCAGGTGGCACAAACTGCTGGAGTAGATGTACTTATGCGAGATATCGAACAGTATCAAGGAAAATATTTGCATATAGGTATAAACCCCTCAAAGCAATTAGTAAACGGATTACAATTGACAGTTCAATCTAAGCAATCAACAACCGTTAATATAACAATTGATGGATTCAACGACTCTTTACTATTAAGTAAAAATGATGTTATTATTCAGTCTTTTTCTGAAAATGCTCACACATATGGAACACTTGAATCTGAGCTTGATGGTATCCATGCACCATATGGACTGAACAATGATAAGTATGCTTACCTTTCTTTTTACAATGAATCAGATGTAAGTGAGTGGAGTGCAGCCTATATATTGAAAGATTGGTTAAATATATCTGATCAAGGGAAACTACATGTAATGTTAACAGATGTTTATCCATTTTCAGATTTTGATAAGTTGCGAGAGATTAGTGACACGTTGTATGAAGCGGGTATTCCATTTTTAGTTAGCTCCAAACCTATCTTTAATAATTTTGATTATCCTGCCGCAAAACGATACGCTGAAACATTGAAATATATACAATCACGAAATGGTACGATTATTGTAGATACTCCTGCTGTATATTCTGCAAATAGTGGGGACTTAACGATATTAAGGAAAAACATAGTATCATATATTGATTTCTTGGTAAGTCATGAAGTGGCTCCGCTAGGAGCAACGGCGGAAATGTATTGGTTTCAAGACAAGTATTATATGTCAGAAGGATTAGCCTTTTATGATTCCACAATTATGCTTCCAAATATCAAAGTAATGAGTAATCAACCAACGAATACCGTCAATACTTTCGATTCCTCGTTATATAGCATCTCCTTGGATAAATGGAAAGGGTATGCTTTGCCTAGTCAATTAATAAGCGATCTCCCCTTGAATATCGTACTAACACTAGATATAGACGAACTTGAAGGAATTGATGATCAATTGAGATGGTTATCGGGAGCTTGGTATCAGTTTCATGATTTTAAATCATCTGCACATCGAGTTACTACTGAAAAAAATGTGATTACTTCAAGCCAAGGTATTTTACAAATTAACGACGCTGTCGTTGCTATGCATCGAAACTATACGGATATAACCTCAGATTATACTTATGTTGAAGAGCAGGATGCAAGCTTTGAGACGTTCTTTACTTTTCAAAATAAGATATTCATAATTCTTATCATTATTATTCTGATTATCTTTATGTTTTTATTATTTATTGGTTATCGAATGTATAGGAAAAAATATGTTAGGGAAGGAGAATGA